The Streptomyces sp. ICC1 DNA window AGGCCAGAACGGTCGGATGCGTGCGCGAGCGGACGAGGCGGCACCATTCGTCACGCGGCACGGTCCAGAACGTCCGCACGGATTCGATCCCACTCGGACCGGGACTCCCTGGCGTGACCTGCCCAAACGCTACGGATCCTGACAGACCGTGTACGAACGCCACCACCGCTGGTCGGCATACGGCACCTGATCGAAGATCCTGCGTGCCCCGCAGGCTGGTGCCGACGCCACCGCGCCGGACATGGACGGCTCGTGGGCGGTCAACGCCACTCCACCACCTGCCGGTCCAACCAACACGCGGCCGGAGCCCGGCACCGTCCCCGGGCGACCACACCGAAAAGGGGGCGGCGCACGTGTGGCCCCAGAGGGCCTTAGGCCCTGGGACGTTCCAGGGGCAGGCTGACCAGCAGGGTCCAGCTGCAGGCCGACGACCGTGGCCGCCCCCTGGTCCGGCTGGACTCGCCCGGTCAGCGCGGAGACAGCCCGATGTTCATCCCGCTCATGCAGACCCTGAACGTAGCGCGCACCGGGGCCGTGCGCCCCGCACCCGACCGGACCGGGCCCGCGGCGACAGGGCGTTAGGTCACTAAGGAGTGACCGGCGCGAACAGAGCAGATGCCGGCGAGCGGCTCGAGGATGCGGCGTATGTGGAGTTCGCCGACCCAGAGGGGTGCCGGGGCGCCAATTGCCGCCCCGGCCACCTCTCCTGCCCGGCGGCCATCTCGCCTAGGGCTCGCGACGGTGTGGCCGTTGGTGACGCGGGGACTGCTGGGGCGGGGGGTGAATCGGAGCCTGTACCTGATTGCGCGATGTCGGTTTTGCGTAGATAGATGACATTCGGATCTCCAGTGAGGTCCTGACTCGACAAGGAGCGGTGTAGATGGATGCTCGTCATAAGGCGAGGGTGCGCTCGGGCGGCGCGTGGCTGGTGTGCGCGGCTCTGGCATCGCTGGCTCTGGGGGCGGGAAGCGCTCCGGCCATGGCCGCTTCGGCCGCCGGGTACCGGGTGAAGGCTCCGTCGCATCAGGCGAAGGACCTCCAACTGGCGCCGTGCGAACGGGAGAGGGAAGACGACCCGCGCACGCGCGGTCGCAAGGACAATCGCAAGGACTGCAAGGAAGGGCGGCCAGGCCCGCGCGGCCCGCAGGGCCACCCTGGTAAGCAAGGTGACACCGGCCCGCGGGGGCCGAAGGGCGACACCGGCAGCCAGGGTCCGGCCGGCCCGGCCGGACAGGGAGGCCCGGCGGGACCTGCGGGGCAGGCCGGCCCCGCAGGCCCGGCGGGTCCCCCTGGTCCCACCACACATTCCGGCCACGGACAGCCGGGGCCTCCCGGGCCCAAGGGTGACAGGGGCCCGCGGGGCCACAAGGGCGAGCCGGGGCATAAGGGTCACGCCGAACTCGAGGTGCGGCGGGTCGTCACCGTCAGCGAAAGCCTGCGCCCCGGCAGCACGACGATCCTGGAGGCCGTCTGCCCCCGTGGGTACTTCGTCACGGGAGGCGGCGTGACGCTCCGGAGCCCCGACCTCAGGGTCCTGTGGGACAACTCGGGCGACGCCCAGAACTGGGTCGCGGCGGTGACCAACGACGCCAGAACCGAGAACCCCACGTCCGGCACCTGGGTCGCGGAGGTTCACGCGCACTGCGCGAAGCTCGACCACAAGAAGCCGGACCACAAGAGCCTCTGACACGCGTCCCCGAGGGCACCCGTCCCCGAGGACTTCCGGGCCGCCGCATCCCCGGTCGCCCAACACCCCAGACACAAGGAGCGAAGTTGAACGTCTACCGCATCTCCCGCCCTGCCGCACTCGTCTCCGGGCTGGCGGCCTCCCTGGCCTTCGCCCTCACGGGTCTCGCCGCCCCGGCCTACGCCGCGGTGGAGCCCGTCGTGGCGGCCGACCCCCCGAGCCACTCGAAGGGCGACGACTGTGACGACGACAAGCGCTCCGGTTCCGGCTACTGCCACGACTCCAAGGGCCGCATCAGCTACGAGCTCCAGTCCCGCACCATCGAGAAGACCTTCACCGTCCCGGGCGGCCAGACGCACAACGGCAGCGTCGCCTGTGACTCGGGCTGGCTCATCGACAGCGGCGGCGTCGCCCTCAGCATCCCGCAGCTGATCCTGCAGAAGTCCATCAAGGGCGTCAGTGAGTCCTGGGAGACCACAGTCGTCAACAGGGACATGGCTGCGCACACCTACGACGTGGCGATCGTCTGCAGCCGCCTGGTCGCGGTCCAGCACTAGCCTCGCTGCCTCCCCTGCGGTGAGGGCGACCGCTGTGGCGTAGACATGAAAGTGCCTTCCGAACAGGAACGATGGGCCTTTTCGAGGGGTTCTGTTGTTCCAGGCGGAAGGCACTTTCTGCGTGCACGGGCGCCGGTAGCAGCCGTCGCAGTCGCCTGGAATCACTGGGGCCCCATGCGTGCGCGATGCGTGAGCGGACGGGTCTGCACCAGTCGTCACCCGCAGCACCACGCAGCATGGCTTGGACCCGCCCGGCACGGATTCGATCCCACTCCTAAAGCGGGTGTCGCAGGTTCGAATCCTGCCGAGGGCACAAGGCAAGGACCCCCAGTCGATCATGACTGGGGGTCTTTGGCATCTACGCCTGACATCAACGGGGGCGGTCACTGTCGGCCGGGCGCCTCTTGAGCAGGCGGTCCATGTGGGTGATCGCTTCGCGCTGGGTGTCCTGGACCACGTGCGTGTAGACGTCCATGGTGATGCTGATCTGGCTGTGCCCGAGGATCTCCATGACGACGCGGGGCGCGACCCCGGCGGCGGTCAGCAGCGTCGCGCAGCCGTGGCGGGCGTCGTGCAGCCGGATCACCCGGAGGCCGGCGCCCTGAGCGACACGGGTGAAGGACCGGTAGACGTTGCGCGGCTCCACCGGGCGGCCTGTACGCGTCGTGAAGATGTGCCCGCTCTCCGTCCACTTCTCCCCCGCGCGGTCGCGCTGGACGCTCTGCATCATCCGGTGCCCGGCCCGGGCGGTGTATCGGCGGGAAGAAGGAACGTGACCTCGGTACGGCCCTTGCGCAGCTTGCGTTCCAGCACGTATCGGCTCCCGCCGGTCGGGGAAGAAGGCCCCGCGCCCGCAGGGCCGTCTCCCGGCCCCCGGGCGACGTGACATCTTCCACGGCAAGGAGACGGCCTGCTGCGGCCGTCGCTCGGTACGGCCGCGACCCTGGGGCAGACCCATCCCACCCCGATCCGCACGCCGACACCACCCACAACACGGCCCGGGCGTCCTCCGCCACCCGACCGGACCAAGGCCTACATCGAACCGACGTACGAATAGGCCGGGCAGGCGGCCCGAGAAGGGCTCGGTCGGCCAGTGTCCTGTGTCATCGAACCTTGAGCTTGTGCCATCGAAGGTTCGGCGGCGAAACGCGGCCCGTCGCCCCCGGAGAGCTGATGTGCTCTCGCGGGAGAAGCGGGGCGCTTACGGCTTCGTGGTTGCTACTGGACCTTTTCCAGGTCGAGGAGGAGGATTCGGCCCGCGCCGACGCCCAATCCCTCGCCCTGGGAACTCAAGGCGGTGTAGAGCGTCGCGTGGACCAGAGACAGTCCGGTTCCCTCGCTGCTGGACACCTCATAGATGTTCCACCGGGTCGTGTCGTCTGTGCACTGGTTGATCCGCGCCTCGTTCCCACCACGGCGGGGCGTGCCCAGACACAAGGAGCCGTCGCCGCGTGCCCGAGTGATGAGCTGAACCGTCTCGTCCTCGTCGTTCTGGTTGGAGACGGTCCACTGCCCCCGGGTGTCGGCAGTCACGCAGTCTTCCAGTGCGACCGCGCCGCCGAAGGGCGCGAGGGCGACGCACTGGCCGCTGACTTTGTCCTTGAACCGGTAGGTGACGTCATCGACAGCGCCGGCGGGCGAGGCAAGGGCCAGGACAGCGGCGGCGGCAACGCCGAGAGACAGAACCGAACGAACAGGGATCACAGGCACTCCTGAGAGAAGGGTCGTCATTGCTAGACGAGACGGCCAGCAGCAAACGATCAACAGCCTCGGAGAGGTGTGCCCATTCGGAGGCGTCCGCCGGGTTCACCCTTCTGGCTCTATGGGCGAGAAAGCCGTGGCTCTACCTCAGCAGGTCAGTTCCGGCCCTATCTGGGGGGCCCGGCGATCGGAACGCGCCCGCCCGCGTCTCTGACCTGCACGCTTAACCTTCGATGGCACCAACTCGCATCCATCAGCGGTCGATGGCCCACGCTCAAGCAATCGATGACACCGGACAGCCAGCTCAGGAGCGGCGGCCACCCCACCCCAGCAGGACACGTCCGGCTTCCGCGGCACCACCCCGTTCGCGTTTTCCCTCGCGACCGACCAACAGCTGGCCGCGGGAGGTCTCGGAGAGCCAGGGGCGAAGAGTCGGTTCTCAGCCGCCATCCGGCGGGGCTGCCGTGGCGGCTGCCGACCCACTTTCGCGGGGTTGCCCTGGCAGAAGTTCGGTGGGGCGTCCAACGGATGAGGGAAGGCCGGGAACGGAGCCGCTCACCGGCACGACGTCGGTGGTGGGCGTGAATCCGTCCTTCTCCGGCTGCGCGTGTGGATCGTCCGATTTGGTGTACGGGAGGGAGCAGGGACTCTCGCTGGTGCAGGTGGGTTCGATGGTGCTGTCGGAACAGATTCCTGCCTGAGCGCCGAGCAAGGCAACTGGCTTGGCGACGAGCATGTTGAGGTCCCAGGTGTGCTTCGCCGTGTCCACGTCGGCGTACGCGACCGCCCACATCTCCTTGCCGCTGGGGGCAGGCTCCCCCTTGAGGGGGCCGGCTCGGCCGCAGGGCCGGACGTCTCCGTTGGGCAGGTTGGTGTACTTCCCTCCGATGAACCTCACCCGCACCGCGGGGTCCCCGGAATACCTGGGGGCAGGCCGCTGCGACGAGCCTGTGAACGCGACCTCAGCCCCCTTGGAAGGGGAAGGAGGCTCGACCCGCAGGAGATCTGGTGTTTCCGAGACGACGGGAGGGGTGACCTTCCCACTCCTGTCGGGACCGTTCCCCTCATCCCCGGGGCCGAGAACGAAGACGGTGAGCGCGACCGCCCCGGCGATGAGAGCGGCCAGCAGCGTCTGCCAGTGCTTGGCCGCGGCCAGAAACCTTCTCACGAAGGGCTGGGAAGGATCCGGCCCGGGCACCGGATTCTCGTCTTGCGTTGGCGGCTCAGCGTCCATTCGATCCCACCTCCTGAGGCTGGGTTACAGGCTGCTCGGCTGCGGGGCCTGATCGGGGATGCCGCGCGGCTGCAACGGATGACAAGATCCGGATGCAGCAGCGCCAAGCAGCTTCTGGACATGGCGACTGGGGTGAAGCCGGATAGCGGCAAGTGGTCCTGGCCTTGTTGGTGAGTTCCGACAGCACCAGGCCTGCCGGGCAGGGTCAGAGGGGCCGGGTCGAATCCGGTGCTCAGAGATCCTGACAAGTCCTGGGCGGGCATCCGGTGGCTTTCCCCGAAGGTGGGGTCGGTCCGTAGAGGGCGGGTTCGTGACCAGCGAGGATGCCCGTCATGCGCACAGACCAGAACCCTGCCTCCCACGGCTCGACGCGATCGGCGCCCGTCGTCTTCGGTACGGGAGCTGCCATCGGCGTTCTGGGCGGGATGATCGGTCTGGGCGGCGCGGAGTTCCGCCTGCCGCTGCTGATCGGCCTCTTCGGGTTCGCGGCGCTCTCTGCGGTCATCTTGAACAAGGCGATGAGCCTGGTCGTGGTCCTGGTCGCGTTGCCCGCCCGGCTGGCCGCGGTCCCGGCCGCCGACGTGGCCGCACGCTGGCCGGTCTGATCCCGACGATCGTGCTGCTGTTCGGGGAGGACATCAAAACCGCCGGAAGCCTCTCCCTTCTGGTCTCCCTGCCAACCATGCTGGTGGCCTTCGGTCGCTACAGCCGCGACGGAAGCTTCGCCGTCCTCGGCGCCAACCTCCGCTTCATCGCGGTCATGGCCGCAGGCTCGATCGCCGGCGCCGTTCTGGACGGGCTACTGCTCGGCGTGTTCCCGGACCTGGTCCTCATCCCCCTGCTGGCCGTGATTCTGCTCGTCTCCGCGGTCAAGCTGGCCCGTCACGACTGACTGCGACGAGCCTCTCCTGACCCTCGCCGGGTGCCTCGCGTTCTCGTGATCACCGACGCCGTCCTCCCACGCGCCGGACCTGTCAGACACCGCCCTGCGTGCAAGCGAACGGGAAGAGGCCTGGTCAGCGTCGCCGAATGCGTGAGCGATGCGTGAGCGGATGTGCTGGCACGGCCTGGTCTGGAGCGGATCAAGCGGCACGGTGCAGGTCTCTGACCAGGCATTGCCGGATCTCGGCGGACCGAGCGGGATGGTCCGGCACGATCTTGCCTGGACTTTTAATCCGTTGGTTGTCGGTTCGAGTCCGACATGGCCTACTGCTCCGGGGTCGAGGAGAGATCCTCTGACCTGCTGCTGAGCGCCCCGTCCGGGTATCCGGGCGGGGCGCTCGGTCGTTCCCGGGCCCGTGCCGGTCGTACGCGGTCGCTGATCCGGGGGAGGGCGTCCGTCAGGGTGTCCAGCAGGGCGACGAGGAGGTCCGCCCGCGGGTCGGACGGGGGCAGGGCCTCGCGTTGGACGCGGTCCAGGTCGGCCAGGATCAGGCCGGCGGTGCGGACGCCCTGCGCGGTGAGCCGGACCGCGAGGCGGCGCCGGTCGCCCGGGACCGGCAGCCGGGTCGCGAGCGCCGCCTCCTCCAGCCGGTCCAGGCAGCCGGTCAGCGCCCCCGAGGTGACCCCCACGGCCCGGGCGAGCTCGCCGGCGGCCAGGGTGTACGGGGCGCCCGCGTACCGGAGCTCGGTCAGCACGCGCAGCCCCGTACGCCCCAGTCCGTACCGGCGGCACACCGGGCGGGTGTGTTCCTCCACGGCCTGTGCCAGCAGGTCGGCGAGGCGGAACAGACCCGCCGGGCGGCTCGCCCGGACGGCGGCGGGCGCGGCGGCGGCGGCGACCGGCACGGCTCAGTCCGCCGGGCGGGCGGCCGGGCGGGCGTGGGCGAACCCGCGCTGGTGCCAGACCAGGCCGCCGGCCGGGGCCGGGGCCGGGGCCGGGCCGGCCCCGTCGGTCCCGGCGCCCTCGACCGCGGTGACCCGGCCGATCAGGATGGTGTGGTCGCCCGCGTCGACGGCCTCGTGGTGCTCGCACACCAGGCGCAGGGCAACGTCGGCCAGTTCCGGGGCCCGTGCGGAGCCGGCCAGCGGCACCCCGTCGAAGCGCCGGTCCGGGCGGCCCGCGAACTTCATGGCCAGCGCCTCGTCGCCGGGGCCCAGCAGGTTCACGCAGAACGCGTCGGCACCGGCCAGCGCGTCGTGGCTGGAGGACCCCTTGTCCAGGCAGACCAGGAACAGCGGCGGGTCCAGGGAGAGCGAGGAGACGGCGCTCGCGGTCAGCCCGCGCGCCGTTCCGAAGCCGTCGTAGCAGGTCACGACGGTCACGGGGGCGGCCAGCGCGGCCATGGCCGCGCGGAACTCCTCCGCGCGGACACCGGCGCGCTCCAGTACGGCGGCGCTCATCGGCCGGCCTCCCGGTCCAGCGCGGCCGGTGCGGGCAGCACGGCCGGCGAGGGCGCGAGCCAGCGGCCGGCGGGGGTGCCCGCGAAGCCCTCGCGGACGTTCCAGACCCGCTCGCCGCCCTTGACCACGTCGGTGAAGCGGCCCCGGAACAGCCAGCCCTCGTACGCGGACCAGCCGCACTTGGCCTGGATGTCGTCCCGAGTGGGCTGCCAGCGCTCCGCCGGGTCGAGGATGGCGAGGTCGGCGTCGGCGCCCGGCACGAGCCGGCCCTTGCCGGGCAGCCGGAACAGGTCGGCGGGGCCGGAGCCCATCAGGCGGGCCAGGTGCGAGGCCGCCTCGTCGGGGGCGACGCGGCGCTGCATCATGCCGGTCCAGGAGGCGACGGCGAGCTCCTGCACACCGGGCAGGCCGGGCGGTGCGTCCGCGGGGACCTTGTTCTTCTCCTCGATGGTGTGCGGCGCGTGGTCGCTGCCGAGGCTCGCGGCCTCGCCGGTCAGCGCCGCGCGCCACAGCCGGTCCTGGTCGCCCAGGCCCCGGATGGCGGGCGAGAGGCGGGTGCGCGGGCCGCGCCGGCAGGTGTCGGCGTCGGTGAACGACAGGTGGTGGCCGGTGACTTCGAAGGTCAGCGGCAGCCCCTCCTGGGCGGCGGCGACCAGCATGTCCGCCTCCTCCGCCGTCGAGGCGTGCAGGACGTGGGCGCGGGTGCCGTAGGTGCGGACCAGCTGGATCACCTTGGCGCAGGCGACGATGGCGCCCGAGCGCGGCCGGTGCGGCTCGTACTCGTCGTAGGAGCCCGGATCGCCCCGCCACGTGTCGAGCAGGTCGAAGATGTGCTGGTCCTCCGCGTGCAGCACCAGCTGTACGTTGCCGCGCGCGGCGGCCTCGAAGGCGGCCTCCAGGGCCCGCCAGTCGCGGAAGACCACCGGGGCGGTGTGGTGCCCGGCCATGAACACCTTTGCGGAGGTGGCGACTTCGGGATCGAGGGTGGCCAGTACCTCCGGGTGCTCGGGGTCCGCGCCGATGTGGAAGCGGTAGTCCACCCACGAACGCCCTTCGATGAGCGCGGCCTTGGCGTGCAGGTCGGCCTCGTTCAGTGACGGTGGCCGGGTGTTGGGCATGTCGACGACGGTGGTGACGCCGCCGGCGATGGCCGCCCGGCCCGCGTGGGCCCAGTCCTCCTTGTACTCCAGGCCCGGGGTGCGGAAGTGGACGTGGCTGTCGATGAGGCCGGGCAGGACGTAGCGTCCCGACGCGTCGATCCGGGGGCCCTCGGGCAGTTCCTCGTCCGGGCCGAGCAGGGCGTCGATGTGCCCGTTGCGGATGACGACGGAGCCGTTCCGGACGCCCTCGGGGGTGACCAGGCGGCCGCCTTCGACGATGAGGTCGGCGGTGGCGGTACGGCCGCTCAGGCGGCCGGCGGGGTTCAGCGGTTCCACGAGATGCTCACCAGTTCCCTGCAGAGGTCGTTGGTCGGGCCCATGAGGGCGACGGCACGGGCGTCACGGCCGTACCGGTTGAGCGGGTGGCCTTCGACGTAGCCGGCCGAGCTGAGGATCTGCTCCACCTCGGAGACGACCCGGTCGGCGGCGGAGGAGGCGAACAGCTTGGAGTGCAGCGTGGCCATGCCCGGATCGGCCGCGTCGCGCCGGCCCGCCCGCTCCACGACCGCGCGGGCCGCCTCGACCTGTGTGGTGAGGTCGACCAGCCGGTAGCGCACGGACTGGTGGACGTGCAGGCCGCGCTTGCGCGCGTGCTCGTGGGCGCAGTCCAGGGCTGCCTGGGCCAGGCCCACCGCGACCGCGCCGAGCGTGGCGCCGCTCTCGCGCACCCGGGCGATGACGGAGGCCGCCACGCCCTCGGCGCCGAGCCGGTCCGTGTCGGTGAGGCGGCAGTCGCGCAGGTCGACGAAGCCGGTGGCGGAGCCGCGCATGCCGGCCAGCCGCATCGAGGTGTCCGGGATCAGGCCCGGGTTGTCCCCGCGGACCAGGAAGAAGGTCTGCCCGGCGGCTCCGTAGCCCGTGTCGCTCCCGGCCGCCGGCTCGTCCGTGCCGGTCTGGGCGAGGACGAGGTAGACGTCGGCGAGCCCGGCGCTGGTCGTGAACGCCTTGGCGCCGTCCAGCACCCAGCCGCCCGCGTCGGTCCGGCGGCCGCGCGTGGCCAGGTTCTTCTTGTTGGCGCCCGCGCCCGTCTCGCTCCACGCGGAGGCGGCGAGCCACTCGCCGGAGGCCAGCTTGGGCAGCAGCTCGCGGTGCTGCGCCGGAGTTCCCTGCTCGACGATCCGGCTGCTGACCGCGAAGTGCTGGAAGAGCATGATCGAGGCGGAGCCGTTGACGGCGGCCACCTGCTCGACGCAGCGGTTCAGGTCCACCGGGCCGGCGCCCGCGCCGCCGAACTCGCGCGGGACGGCGAGGCCGAGCAGCCGGCTCTCGCGCAGTACGGCGACGGCGTCCCGGTCGGGTTCGCCCGTACGGTCCGCGGCCACGGCGCACCGCTCCAGGGCGGCCCGCACCTCGGGGTCGAGCGCGGCGACGGAGAACCGCACGTCCGCGCCCGCGGTGTTCAGACTGACAGTGACAGACATGCGAGCTCCTTGGCGGACGCGGACGCGGACGCGGACGCGGACGTGGAGGTGGGCGTGGACGTGGACGCGGACGTGTTCCCGGACGGGTGGTTGAAGCGGCCGGCGGGCAGGCCCGCCCAGCCCTGGTAGTCGACCTGCTTGCCGGCCACCGAGACCCAGGCCAGGCGCGGACCGGTGTCCGTCAGCACGGACGAGGCCGAGACCTGCAGTTCGCCGCCCGGGGTGACGAGCCGGACCAGCCCGTCCCGGTGGCCGCCGGCCCGGGCCAGCGACCAGGGGACGGTCCCCTCGATCCCGACGGCGGTGCCCAGGCAGATGGCGCCGGTCAGCGCGAGCGTCGGGTGCCAGGACGGCACCGACACCGCGCGGACCGCCAGCGCGCCGCCCGGTTCGGGCAGCACCGCGGCGATCTTCGGGAAGGCCCCGGAGGCGTCCCAGCCCTGCTGCTCGCAGACCGCGAGCCGGATCCGGCCGAACTGCGCGAAGAGCTCGTCACCGGCGGCGAACAGCTCCTGGCGGCTGGTCACGCCCAGGTGCCCGGCCGGTACGAAGACGTACGGATTGCCCATCGAGACGAGCGAGACGGGGATGACCGTACGGTCCACGCGGACCTCGGTGACGGGGTCGCCCGTGATCAGCAGCTCGCGCACCGGCTTGGTGGGCGTGCACAGGAAGTGCGCGGTGAAGCGGGTCCCGCCGTCGGCGGCCTCCTCCACCTCGCACACCACGTTGTCGCCGTTGTTCAGGACGTTCACCCGCACCCGGGCCCCGGCGACCAGCGGCGGGATCATCCCCGACCGGGCGGCCGCCTCGACGGCCGCCAGGATCGAGTGGCCGCAGGACCCGCGCAGGTCGAAGGAGGACGGGGAGCGCGGCAGCGACTGCACGAAGCGGTAGTCGAGGTCGAAGAGCGGGTGCGGGGACGGCCGGACGATCGCGTTCTTCAGCACGTGCCCGGCGCCCCCCGCGCCCAGGTCGGCGCGGATCGCGGCCAGCCGCTCCAGCAGCTCGTCGGTCTCCTCGGGCAGCCCCCGGCCGTCCAGGACCAGGGTGGGGCAGGGCGCGCCGTGCGCGTTGGCGAAGTAGCCGCTCACTGCGCCCCCCGCGGGGCCGCGGCCGCGGCCGCGTTCGGGGCGGTCGGGCCGAAGAACTGGGAGCGCCACATCTGGTGGGACATCAGCGCCCACAGCGCCAGGGAGGCGCCGTCGGACGGACGGGCCGCCTGCTCCTCGAAGAGGCCGGAGACGACCTCGGGGCGGATCCGGCCGTCGGCGCGCAGCGCGGACTCGGACAGCGCGTCGCGGGCCACGTCCCACAGGGCCTGCCCGGGGCGGAGCATCGCGTTGATGGGCAGGGTGAACGGCTGCTTGGGGCGGTTCAGGACGCTGTCCGGGACCAGCCCGCGGGCGGCGGCGTACAGGGCGCGCTTGACGCCGCCCGCCGAGGAGGTGTCGATCTTCTGGGCGTCGGTGAGGGTGGTGGCGAAGCGCACCACGTCCGGCTGGCAGAAGGGCAGCCGGGCCTCGACCGAGCTGGCCATCGACAGGTGGTCCACGCGGCGCAGGTGGTACGAGGGCAGGCGGTACTCCTGCTCGATGGCGCAGATCCGGCGCATCCGGGTGCCCGCGCCGTTCTCCAGGGTCTCGGTCAGGCCGGCGGGCAGGGCCGGACCGTGGGCCCGTACGGCCGCCGTGTACTCGTCCGTGTAGAGGCGCTCGCGCAGGGCGCGCGGGACCGCGGAGAGGTGGTCGAGGTAGTCCTGGACCCAGCCGAGCCCGCCGGGGGCGGCCATCGCCTGCGTCATGCGGGCGTAGCCGCCGAAGAGCTCGTCGGCCGCGTCGCCGGTGAGGGCCACCTTGAAGCCCGCGTCGCGCACCGCGCGGAACAGCGAGAACGTGGACAGGGTGATCGGGTCGGCGTTCGGCTGGCCCAGGTGCCACACCACGTCCGCGAGCAGGTCGGGGAAGGTGGCGGGATCGACCTCCACCTGGTGGTGGACGGTGCCGGCCCGGCCCGCGACCTCGGCCGCGAAGGCCCGCTCGTCACCGGGCCAGTCGCCGGTGTAGGCGATGTTGAAGGTGTGCAGGTCGGCCGCGGAGCGGGCCGCGAGCACCGTGACGAGGCTGGAGTCGAGACCGCCGGAGGTGATGGCGGCGACCGGCGCGTCGGCGATGAGCAGCCGCGAGACCTCCCTCGACAGCAGCTCGCGGAGCTCCTCGCCGGCCTGGTGCAGGCTGCGCGAGGGGTCCGCGACGGCCTCGGTGTGGCCGAGCGGGCGGGTGGTGATCCGCAGCCCGCCGCGCCGGCCGACCACGGCGGTGGCCGCGGGCGGCAGGACCCGGATGCCGCGGAACATCGTCCGGTCGCCGAACGGGGTCTTGGAGACGAGGTAGGCGTCGAGCCCGAACTCGTCCTCCTCGGCCGTGACGTCGGCGAAGCCGAGCAGCGCCGGGATCTCCGAGGCGAAGCGGAACTGCCCGCCCCGCTCGTCCCAGGCGTAGTAGAGCGGCTTCATGCCCGAGCCGTCGGTGGCGACGACCAGCTTGGGCTCCTCGCGCAGGTCCATCACGGCGACGGAGTACATGCCGTCGAGCTGCTCGGCGAAGCGCTCGCCGTACTCGAGGTACAGGGCGGGCAGCACGGAGCCGTCGCAGCGGTCCGGGATGAGGTGGCCGCGCGCCTCCAGGCGGGCGGCCAGCTCGCGGTGGTTGTACAGCTCGCCGTTGAAGACGACCGTGACGGCGCCCAGCCGGTACGGCTGCCCGCCCCCCTCGGGGTCGATGATCGAGAGCCGGTTGTTGCCGAGCGCCCAGTCGGCGCGGCCGGTGTAGGTCTGGGCGTCGGGGCCGCCGTGGCGCAGCAGGGCGGCGACGGTGCGCAGTTCCTGGTCGCTCGTACCGGCATTGAAGGATCCGTAGATGCGGCACATGTCGGTCAGACCACCTGGGAGGAGACGCCGGCTGCGGCGTAGAGGGCAGGGTCGAAGGGGGCCGGGCCGCCGCAGGTCACGAAGCGGCGGGCGTCCGGGCCCGTGTGGGGGTTGCGGGCGCCGTGCAGCACGCCCGGGGCCGCGAACAGCACGTCGCCGGCCTCGACGTCGATCCAGCGGTCGACGAGGTACATCTGGCCGATGCCCTCGAAGGCGATGAACGCCTCGTCGCTGTGGGTGTGCAGGTGCACGTTGAAGGTCTCGCCGGGCTGCTGGATCCCGCAGTGCAGGCACAGCTGGGCACTGCCGGCGCCGGGCCAGAAGACGAAGTTCATGGTGGCGCGCGGGGCCGCTTCCGGGTCGACCTCGCCGGTGCCCGCGAAGCCGCGCAGCTGGGTCTCGTCGTCCCACAGCGTGGAGAACACCTTCGGGTCGGTGCCCGGCGTGCGGCCCTCGGCCAGCGGGGTGCGCCACACGTACGCGGTCATGCCCTCCGGGCCGGCGCTCAGCGCCAGCTCCCGGCCGGTCGGCGCGTAGGCGGCGGAGGAGCGGTGCGCCT harbors:
- a CDS encoding flavin reductase family protein; this encodes MSAAVLERAGVRAEEFRAAMAALAAPVTVVTCYDGFGTARGLTASAVSSLSLDPPLFLVCLDKGSSSHDALAGADAFCVNLLGPGDEALAMKFAGRPDRRFDGVPLAGSARAPELADVALRLVCEHHEAVDAGDHTILIGRVTAVEGAGTDGAGPAPAPAPAGGLVWHQRGFAHARPAARPAD
- the asnB gene encoding asparagine synthase (glutamine-hydrolyzing), encoding MCRIYGSFNAGTSDQELRTVAALLRHGGPDAQTYTGRADWALGNNRLSIIDPEGGGQPYRLGAVTVVFNGELYNHRELAARLEARGHLIPDRCDGSVLPALYLEYGERFAEQLDGMYSVAVMDLREEPKLVVATDGSGMKPLYYAWDERGGQFRFASEIPALLGFADVTAEEDEFGLDAYLVSKTPFGDRTMFRGIRVLPPAATAVVGRRGGLRITTRPLGHTEAVADPSRSLHQAGEELRELLSREVSRLLIADAPVAAITSGGLDSSLVTVLAARSAADLHTFNIAYTGDWPGDERAFAAEVAGRAGTVHHQVEVDPATFPDLLADVVWHLGQPNADPITLSTFSLFRAVRDAGFKVALTGDAADELFGGYARMTQAMAAPGGLGWVQDYLDHLSAVPRALRERLYTDEYTAAVRAHGPALPAGLTETLENGAGTRMRRICAIEQEYRLPSYHLRRVDHLSMASSVEARLPFCQPDVVRFATTLTDAQKIDTSSAGGVKRALYAAARGLVPDSVLNRPKQPFTLPINAMLRPGQALWDVARDALSESALRADGRIRPEVVSGLFEEQAARPSDGASLALWALMSHQMWRSQFFGPTAPNAAAAAAPRGAQ
- a CDS encoding MarR family transcriptional regulator, with protein sequence MPVAAAAAPAAVRASRPAGLFRLADLLAQAVEEHTRPVCRRYGLGRTGLRVLTELRYAGAPYTLAAGELARAVGVTSGALTGCLDRLEEAALATRLPVPGDRRRLAVRLTAQGVRTAGLILADLDRVQREALPPSDPRADLLVALLDTLTDALPRISDRVRPARARERPSAPPGYPDGALSSRSEDLSSTPEQ
- a CDS encoding dihydroorotase family protein is translated as MEPLNPAGRLSGRTATADLIVEGGRLVTPEGVRNGSVVIRNGHIDALLGPDEELPEGPRIDASGRYVLPGLIDSHVHFRTPGLEYKEDWAHAGRAAIAGGVTTVVDMPNTRPPSLNEADLHAKAALIEGRSWVDYRFHIGADPEHPEVLATLDPEVATSAKVFMAGHHTAPVVFRDWRALEAAFEAAARGNVQLVLHAEDQHIFDLLDTWRGDPGSYDEYEPHRPRSGAIVACAKVIQLVRTYGTRAHVLHASTAEEADMLVAAAQEGLPLTFEVTGHHLSFTDADTCRRGPRTRLSPAIRGLGDQDRLWRAALTGEAASLGSDHAPHTIEEKNKVPADAPPGLPGVQELAVASWTGMMQRRVAPDEAASHLARLMGSGPADLFRLPGKGRLVPGADADLAILDPAERWQPTRDDIQAKCGWSAYEGWLFRGRFTDVVKGGERVWNVREGFAGTPAGRWLAPSPAVLPAPAALDREAGR
- a CDS encoding acyl-CoA dehydrogenase family protein, which gives rise to MSVTVSLNTAGADVRFSVAALDPEVRAALERCAVAADRTGEPDRDAVAVLRESRLLGLAVPREFGGAGAGPVDLNRCVEQVAAVNGSASIMLFQHFAVSSRIVEQGTPAQHRELLPKLASGEWLAASAWSETGAGANKKNLATRGRRTDAGGWVLDGAKAFTTSAGLADVYLVLAQTGTDEPAAGSDTGYGAAGQTFFLVRGDNPGLIPDTSMRLAGMRGSATGFVDLRDCRLTDTDRLGAEGVAASVIARVRESGATLGAVAVGLAQAALDCAHEHARKRGLHVHQSVRYRLVDLTTQVEAARAVVERAGRRDAADPGMATLHSKLFASSAADRVVSEVEQILSSAGYVEGHPLNRYGRDARAVALMGPTNDLCRELVSISWNR
- a CDS encoding PrpF domain-containing protein, with the translated sequence MSGYFANAHGAPCPTLVLDGRGLPEETDELLERLAAIRADLGAGGAGHVLKNAIVRPSPHPLFDLDYRFVQSLPRSPSSFDLRGSCGHSILAAVEAAARSGMIPPLVAGARVRVNVLNNGDNVVCEVEEAADGGTRFTAHFLCTPTKPVRELLITGDPVTEVRVDRTVIPVSLVSMGNPYVFVPAGHLGVTSRQELFAAGDELFAQFGRIRLAVCEQQGWDASGAFPKIAAVLPEPGGALAVRAVSVPSWHPTLALTGAICLGTAVGIEGTVPWSLARAGGHRDGLVRLVTPGGELQVSASSVLTDTGPRLAWVSVAGKQVDYQGWAGLPAGRFNHPSGNTSASTSTPTSTSASASASASAKELACLSLSV